The stretch of DNA GGCTATTCCCGTGCTGGGCCATGGCGGTGCCGGTATGCGTGGTACGCAAGGTGGCGGCGATTATGATCATGGACCGGGCCATATGGGTATGAACTTTGGGCAAATGCACGGCGGAGCAATGCATCCGGGGCAAATGCACTTTGGAGCAAATACGGACGAGGCTCTTGGCACTCTTAAGGACTCACTGAAACTATCCGAGGAACAACAGCCTGCATGGAATCAGTTTGAACAAGCGGTAAAATCTATGTTCGATAATCACCCTCAATGGGGCAGTGAAAATGGCGAGGTTGAATCACATTTTGCTCAAATGGAACAGCATTTCGCCAACATGAAAACCGTGTTTGAGTCACGCAAAGCGCTGTATGAGACGCTGACCGATCAGCAAAAAGAAACTATCAACAAAACATTGCCCGGCCCGTTCGGACATCACTACGGCAAAAATGGATAACGGTTAGTGCGATACCTGTGGCAATCGCGCAACAACGATCATTGGGCAAAAATAGTGGAAGCAGTATTAACAGCTGCTTCCTTTTTTGTAGGCCGTAACTGTGGGTTTCCCAGAAATGGGGTCATAACCCAATTAGGAATTTTGCCAAATATAGGCTTCAACCGGTGAAATAGTCTTGCTATGGGGTATCTTCAAAACATCTAAGATGGATTGTATTCCTTAAGAGACTCAATAAAAGGTTTGCCGGCACCCTTAATCCACAATAGATCGTCTTTGTGTTTGGCAATGTATGCAAGTCGACTAAATATCGCCATCAGGATTACAACCAGAAAAATCAGCATTGATACCGACAGCGCGATCGGTTCGTCAAAAACGATCCCCAGACCTAATAGTGATAAAGTACCCAGCAGGGCTGACCATTGCACAATAAGAAATTGCTTACGTTTGCGTAGATGCAGTTCGCACAGTGGTAGATCAATAGTAAATTTTTTCTGAAAGATCACTACCAGGATAAGTGTTATCAAAAGGTTGATAAACAGTGACAAATAGATCCAAGGATTAACGTAACTGAGTCGTAACTTTTTTCGCTTAGATGTTTCTTCGTTACACTTGAAACAGCGATTTGGCAAAATCACATCTTTGGGCATAACTACATACTTTTTTTTGCGCTTGATGGCGTCAGCGTCTAAACGGGTATCGATCAGGCTGCTTTTCGGAGAGGCATATATGTTATCCATGGTCACTCGCCAGTTTGATATTGGTATTGGATCTTACAAACATATCGGAAAAGTGCCTGAATTCTTTAGTGGCATTAATAAAACCCGAAAGTGCACCAATTTCCTTTTGGTTCAGAAAATGTGAGTCGCGTGTTCAGCATTGAAAAGGTTGGGATAGTTGATGATCTGATCTGAAATTAGAAAACACGGTAGTCGTCTTGGTTTATTGCCACCGATTGACGATGGCAATACCCTTGGCAGCGGGCGCCGCAGGTGTGGTAGCTGTGGCTAGGGGGCTCAGAGTGCCATCGGCTCGAACCTCATACTGCAGAATGGTATCGAGATTTTGTACCGAGACATATACGAATCGACCACTATCATCAATGCTGATGTGAGTAACGCTGATGTTGTTGCCTCCGGCGTCTACGCCGGCGGGGTTCATTACCGTAAGCGAGCCGTTATCGTTGACATGATACTGAGAAATGGTGCCGCTTAGATTATTAGCTACATACACATGATTACCGTTTGGGTGGATTGCGATGGAGTAAGGCGTTAACCCTGTTGCTGTGGATGTCATCCCGGTTGCCTGCAAAATCCCATCAATAACATTGAACTGATAGATTGTGTTTGCAGCTATCACATAGGCATAGTTTCCCGATGGATGAATTTTTATGTCCTGTTGTCCGCTACCTATGGACACGGGGTTGGCTGCCGAAGCCAAGGTGCCGTTAACGAAAACTTCGTACTGGTAGACATTGGGGTCCGTAGTGTGGGTGATATAGACATGACTGCCGGACGGGTGAACGGTAATATTATTGGCTCCAACACCTGTGGTGACCGGTGCATTCAGGTTGGTGAGAGAGCCTGTAACGTTTACTTTGTAGGGTGTAATGGTGCCGCCGCCGGCGTCACCCATACTGAGCGCGTAAACATACCGACCAAGAGGACCGATGGCGATACCCAGGGTGTTGGTGCCCTCAGGGATGACCGTAGCCGGGAGCATAGGAGAGAGCAGGCCCGTATCTTCCAGGGT from Gammaproteobacteria bacterium encodes:
- a CDS encoding Spy/CpxP family protein refolding chaperone, with the protein product MSIMTKMVGATALGLTIAVAIPVLGHGGAGMRGTQGGGDYDHGPGHMGMNFGQMHGGAMHPGQMHFGANTDEALGTLKDSLKLSEEQQPAWNQFEQAVKSMFDNHPQWGSENGEVESHFAQMEQHFANMKTVFESRKALYETLTDQQKETINKTLPGPFGHHYGKNG